CGCGCTCCAGGCGTTGATGCTTCGACGGCTTTTACTTCCCCTATTTTTACAAATAGTTTACCGATAATGTTACTGTGCTGGGCGGTAAACCATATATCGCCTTTGCTATCAAAGGCCAAGGTATGGGGATCGCGCACGTTATCTGGCATTAGATATTTTTTTGTCTCCCCCGTGGTGGGGTCCAGCCGGCCAATATAGCCAAGCGTATTACCCGCATACCAGAGGGTGCCCTGATTATCAATAATTAGGTTATGGGGTCGTTCACCGTCTGTCATATCCATTTTCTTAAACTTGCCTGTAGCAGGATCTAGCATGGCGATGTATCCGTTAAGTTGTCCGCAAAACCAGACTCTTCCATCCGGGGCCACATAAGGATCACGGGGACGGGAATTTTCATAAGGCACTGGCCACTCTTTTATATCTACCGTCACAGATTCTGCTAAGGCGAGATCGTAAAAGAACACAAATAATATAAATGAGTGAGTTAATTTCATTATGGCGAAACCTCTTGAGGATATAATTACTATTTAGAACAGGTA
This sequence is a window from Nitrosococcus oceani ATCC 19707. Protein-coding genes within it:
- a CDS encoding Vgb family protein, translating into MKLTHSFILFVFFYDLALAESVTVDIKEWPVPYENSRPRDPYVAPDGRVWFCGQLNGYIAMLDPATGKFKKMDMTDGERPHNLIIDNQGTLWYAGNTLGYIGRLDPTTGETKKYLMPDNVRDPHTLAFDSKGDIWFTAQHSNIIGKLFVKIGEVKAVEASTPGARPYGIGIDSNDRPWVALFGTHKLATVDPESFTIEEIELPRKKTLPRRLVITSDNTVWYGDYKGGYLGQYNPETAKIKEWPMPGGKRSQPYGMSVDDRDRIWFVATGLSPNLLTGFDSKTKEFISETAIPSGGKTIRNMYYYPPERAIWFGADTNTIGRAIIP